The following is a genomic window from Amycolatopsis acidiphila.
TAACTGATAACTTAGCGCCCGTGACTGCGCGGATGAGCGGACTTGAACGGCGATCCCAAGTGCTGGGCATCGCCGCCGGCGAGTTCGCGAAACACGGGCTTCGCGGTGCGTCGATCGAGGCGATCGCACACGAGGCCGGCATCACGCAGGCCTACGTGTTCCGGATGTTCGGCACCAAGAAGGCGCTGTTCCTGGAGCTCGTCGGCGCGGCCTTCGATCGTTTCAGCGACGGCATGTCCCACGCGGCCCGAGACGCCGGGGGCCTGGCCGCGCTGACGCTGATGGGAACCCACTACAACGAGTTGCTGGCCGACCGCACCACGCTCCTGCTGCAGCTGCAGGGCTTTGCCTCCTGCGGTGACAGCGAGGTCCGCGATCTCGTGCGAGGACGGCTCGCCCGCATGTGGGACACGGTTGCCGACACGTCGGGCCTGGATCCGGTGACGGTGAAGTCGTTCCTCGCCTTCGGGATGCTGCTCAACAACCTGGCCGCCCTCGATG
Proteins encoded in this region:
- a CDS encoding TetR/AcrR family transcriptional regulator, which encodes MTARMSGLERRSQVLGIAAGEFAKHGLRGASIEAIAHEAGITQAYVFRMFGTKKALFLELVGAAFDRFSDGMSHAARDAGGLAALTLMGTHYNELLADRTTLLLQLQGFASCGDSEVRDLVRGRLARMWDTVADTSGLDPVTVKSFLAFGMLLNNLAALDVDELDEPWAKGVRTRIHPGLFEHITTDTNR